GTAAGACACAAGTGCAACCCGGGAGTGCACTTTTTGAATCAGTattgacagtttttgttttagataTGTCCCATGGAATCTGCATGAACCTGAGAGGGGCACGTGGAACTTTGAAGGTCAGCTGGATCTTAGGtaataaataattttatatgagttatttttatttgttaactTTATAGCCATGGTTGTGATCTTTAATTCTTCCAGGGCCTATGTAAATTTAGCTGCAGAAGTAGGTCTCTGGGTGATCCTGCGCCCTGGTCCGTATATTTGCGCTGAGTGGGATTTAGGTGGACTGCCAAGGTAAGTACATCTTCTTTGCTTCCTTTTAGAACGTAGCAAACacgcacttttccacttttttcttttagctGGCTGTTATGTGACAAAAACATGCAGTTACGCACATCTTACCCTGGTTTTATGGAGGCTGTTAACCAATACTTCGACAAGCTTATGACTGTTATTAAACCTTTGCTGGTAAGATGAAGTATTTCTGCTTCTTAAAAGACATAAACCTGGATAGTCAAGTGATGTAAATAGTTTCTGTAGTATAAAGAAGGAGGTCCAGTTATTGCTCTTCAAATTGAGAATGAGTATGGATCATATGCCAAAGATAAGGACTACATGAAGCTTATAAAACAGGTGAGTACGCACGTTGAATACTACCGTTAATACTACAATTTATTTGCACTGACTGGATATTTCTTGTGTAGTGTTTTCTGAGCAGAGGTCTCGATGAGTTATTAATGACTTCAGACAACTGGGAAGGCTTGAGATGCGGAGGGACAGACGGAGGTAACTCAAAATCAACACATAATAGTCGTTTTAATCTGCATCTGATCTAACGGGATTGTTCCTGCAGTTTTGAGAGCCGTAAATCTCCAAAGACTCTCGTTTGGAGCGATACAACACTTGGCCGACATGCAGGTAGCTCCGTGGACTAGAGGTTTGTTTGCGCGTtggtaaaatgaaaataaactttaatccGCAGCCGCAGAAACCAGTGATGGTGATGGAATATTGGTCCGGCTGGTTTGACGTTTGGGGAGAGCATCATCACGTTTTCCACTATGAAGGTAAAGAGTGatgtgataaatgtatttagcgactggaaataaaacacatctaatcgttttaagtaatatttagactagtataaacatcTGTGTGCATTTAGttaccaaaaaaaaactttctaatgattattttgggcttttgggggccccctggtggtctCGGGGCCCCCCAGCAGCTGCTCAttctgcttatagtctgaaccggccctggtGATAAACTTATAACATTGTAAATTAAAGGTGCgtaatgtaactttttctgaagGAGGGTATGCTgcaagaatattccacagtgtagccTTTTAACATacctttctccatggagacaagcaacccggccatgttacaagtcagacctgtggagaggcgacgtATTTAtcatcaataaaaacacctgtaatccaCTAAACGCTAAATAGATAATGAATTAAGTGTTTTACTATGGAACAAATAGGTAATACaagaatatctccatggaaacaagcaggcggtGGACACTCCTCcggaaaggttacacagtgctcctttaaaactggtatttattttatcataataatgttttttttatatgaatCAGACATGCTTAATGTGGTGTCAGAGATCTTGGAAAGAGGCATCTCCATAAACTTCTACATGTTTCACGGAGGAACCAGCTTTGGATTCATGAACGGGGCCATGGACCTCGGGACTTACAAACCACAAGTCACCAGCTACGGTTAGAAAATATATGGACTATTTATATTTGACAAAGCTCTGCAGGTCCAGGTAATGCAACAGtgattttttattgttgttttttatcacTTCAGACTATGACGCCCCGTTGTCTGAGGCTGGGGACTGCACTGAAAAGTATCACGCCTTGAGAAACCTGTTCAGCCAATATCACTGTAAGACGTTTAAACTACTGTATCTTGgatttaatttactttattaGTTTAACTTCAAGCTCTTTTGCAGCTGAGCCTCTTCCAGATGTTCCAGTTTCTCAGCAGAGGAGCGAGTACAGCCCTGTTATTGTTGAGGAGCACCTGTCACTGTGGGATATTCTACACCTCACAGAAGTAACACAGGACATGCAGTCGTCTAGGCTGGTTGTTTTGATGAAATGGAGCAGCTTTTTAATCGCGTTTACTTTCATTGCTGTTCAGTCTTGCAGGTCTGAGTTGCCACTGAACATGGAGAATCTTCCTGTGAATAATAATAACGGTCAGTCTTATGGTTACACTTTGTATGAGACGAGTGTAACATGTGGAGGGACGATTCACGGTCAAAACATCAGGGACAGAGCTTTGGTGAGGACAGTTTTTCATGTGCAGTTTCCACTAATCGTCTGCgtataatatttaaatatctcATCTCGCTGCAGGTGTTTGTTAACAGACAGTTTGCTGGAACGTTGGACCCAAGAAATCATGAGGTGGTTCTTTCAGATGGACAGGTAGAAAAGACAGACGATAGAAAAGACAGAATGCAATATTTCTGTCAAACTTTAtagtggtttgttttgtttattcaaaTAATAAAAGGGAGAGAGACGTCTGAGTTTACTTGTGGAAAACTGTGGCCGTGTGAATTATGGGAAAGCTCTGGACGAACAGCGCAAAGGTACATTTTTATTCCCctctaatactaataataataataatggtaataataataataataataatggtaaaaaaatgtatatatattcaaaaataatactaataatactaatactactactactaataataataataataatagtaataattgaaaaaaaatttatatacaaaaaattaattaaataaataaaaaaataaataaataaaataaatagtaataatagtactagtaatactactactactactaataataataataataatggtaataaataaatataaaataataacaatgatggtgatgataataataataataataataataataataataataataaaaataataatacattttcctcataataataataataataataataataataatacattttccccataataataataataatacattttccccataataataataataataataataataataataatacattttccccataataataataataataataataataataataataataatacattttccccataataataataataataataataataataataataataataatacattttccccataataataataataataataataatacattttccccataataataataataataataataataataataataataataataataataataataataataataataataataataataatgcataaattCATTACAATGCTAACTACCGGTCTATGGTTTTGTAAACATAGGCATTGTGGGAGATATTTTCCTAAATCAGATTCCTCTGAGAGGCTTCACAATCTTCAGCTTGGAAATGAAGCTAGATTTTTTGAATAGGTAATTTTATTCCTGTAGCCAAGGCATCTTACATTCTCACGGTGTTTTTCAGTGAGCGTTATGTTTTTTCAGGTTGCTGATATCAGACAGATGGAAACACGGCTACAGCTGCACTTTTATGCCTGGGTTTTTCAGAGCAAGTCTTTATGTCGATGGTCCACCAAGAGACACTTTTATCAAACTGCCTGTAACGTTTTTGATTAATTAGCCTGTTTGTTGGTCAGTTTATGCCATTTTGGGgctataaaattattttttttatctgcaggGCTGGGCTAAAGGAACTGTATTTGTTAATAGTCACAATCTCGGACGTCATTGGTCGATTGGGCCTCAGCACTGTCTTTACTGCCCTGGACCTTGGCTCAACAAAGGAGAGAATCAGGTTGTTCCTTAgcttaaaaaacaacatttatgtgTCAATTTTATCAAGTCAAAATTAACTTCTCTGCCTTATTTTTAGATCATTGTTTTTGAAGAACAGAAAACGGATGGCAGGATTGTTTTTGCTAAAGATCCAGAGTATGGAAAAACTATTGATGTGTACAAACTCCCTTTTTGtagtttattgtaaaaatgcatCTTCATAAACTTCTCACGTAGAATCTAATCACACACAAATCAAGGTATTTAATGATTTTTAGATCGGCCACTTACAGAATATTCCTTATTTCTTGCTGATTGCattttttgaccccctgaacatcgacaaaaagtctcacatggagGTATAAAAATGATCACCCTGACAAAAACTGTTATATTAAATGGGCTTTGTGGCAGTGTCTGATACCCACAGCCTGGAAGTGGACCCCTGTGTGCGAGGAGCTTGGCACATTTTGGCGTAGACTCACATAATTTGGAACTGTGATAAAGCTCCATGAGACAAGcctaaaaatgaattgaagcactgccctgggatgaacaggaagtcagccatattggaaaATCAAAACTCCATCACCGTTTTGACAGTGGgtttataaaactataaaactatcTAGTTctaggtttttggtccaaatgagctcagattcaGCACGTCTTATCTCAACACCTTGACATTcaaaaattatctttttttttttttgattgtcCATAGCACAACAGCATAAGAGTTGGCCTACATAGCTCAAATTTCTATAATAATTGAGTGATCTCAGCCTGAATGTTATGGACTAATAATCATATGACCTGTGTACACTATAGCACCCCCTAGTGTACACATAAAACATGGACTTTATCTGATTTGTACAAAATTTGCGGATTCTACACAAGGGAGGAGGTAAAATAATCTATTATGAACATAGGGCTTTTTCACGGTTGGACATCAGGGGAGTAAAGACCTGCTTATTCTTACCAGGTTAAAATTTGCACCACTTTTACACAGGCTGACACTGGTTAAAGTCATAATTCACACTTAAGGCTTAGTGCTACAGCGCCACCAATAGGGCTGGAgagcaaagcaaaaaaaaatcactgacaAAAATGGTTCAAATTTTGCTGAAAATTCCTTTATGTTCCCctgataataaaacataattagacTCATGCTCAAATTGTTACACTTTTTGCTCTAGGGTCATCCAAACCGCCTATTTAAAGTCAATAGTGCTGTGAGAAAAAGAACCACTAAAcattaaccaaaacaaaaacacaccatcACTGGCAGAGAGAACCAGCTTAGTCAAAAATTAAGTCACAGATTTTACATGGTCCACACAAAATGACTCAACAATATCGCCTAGAAGTGGACCACTATGAGACGGGAGACATGTACTTTGTCTTAGACCACTGAAATTTATAGGAGCGATACGACACATGAGGACCACcctaaaacataactggagcAATACGCTAGAGcaaacaggaagtcggccatatcgGATGGTATTTGTACCGCCACTTTGacataaatttatctgaaacTTATCTAGTCCTAAGTTTTTGATCCAAATGAGCTCAAACTTCACATAGTTGCAATTCAGAAGCAGGTCACATGGGAGAGGCGTGCGCACAAAGGTGAGGGCCATGATCactgcttgcggctttaatattattttgttgttcagTTGATGCATTATGGATACTGAACATCTTCAAAACCTCTCTGAAATGAGTAGATAATATTTCAATATTGGAGCAATCAAGTCCAGAGACATTTTTCATCATTAATTATATGTTATGAACCTTGACCTACTTCATTTCTTGTGGTTTGtgaactttgtaaagacaagataAGACCAAAAGATGAACTCTTGACCCATCCAAGACTTGTATTGATCAAAGGGCTTGTCCTTCACCTTAAAACACCCTTCTGTAGTTTAAGGTGCAACATATCCCTGAGCTCTTCATAATAAAACTCTCATTTGCGATTAATTGCCCTGAATAATTACTCATTAACATCAGAAGAAAATGCAGTTAAATctgttcattaaaataaagctacacgttctttaaaatgacttgtatgagtgtttttttttacttaaacttAACATGTGCGAAcgcttgtattttattttgaaagtctcTCCCCGGAAGCAGTGCGTAACACGTGACAGCTTGATGTATGAATATATCCCTTGTTCCTGTATCTCTCCAGCTACTGCGGAAACACGGAAAGCATTTAGCCTTTAAGCAGAGGACAAAGCTGCAGAAAGAatatactgtttttgttttgaattgtttgcAAAAGCCAAACTTAAATATAACCTGACTTGGAGGATTAGTTCTTGCATTGTAGTTTTATATTAGTCTGGCACAGAGCTCCTGAAGTTTAAGGAACTAACTACATAAACAAACTGCTATTAAGCATTTTCTGGTGACTTTTCCATGGATTGTGGGGCATTGTGCACTGTGCTCGGGTGTGTTTCAGGGATAGCTGCAGGTGGACTCCTCTTTGCAGCCTACAGACTCGGTTTACTGTATCAGCTGTTTCATAAGGTAGGTTTTGTTTCTCCTTCACAGTTATAGTAATAAACTGAACGTGCAGCTGCTGAAAGAGTCCATAGACTAGTTCAAAACAAGGCAAACTGACTTAAAGTAAACTATCTTGCAGCCTACAGTGTAACCTGAGTCAGGTGAAAGGTAAGCCTCTGTCCATTCATGTCAACTTTGACCGCACTCTCCTGGTGGTTTTCTGTGTCAATAGTTGCACAATGCACAGGCAATTCAACACATGACAACTGTGACCAAGCTGCACTACGATTATGACTAATGGCTTGTATATCTGTGAAACgcttctgctgttttttttccctctcagACAGAGACAAAAAGCCCCCGTCATGGAGGAGAGAGTGTGGCTGAGGTTCTGCGCGCTCATGGCATAAAATATGTGTTCACTCTGGTTGGAGGACACATCTCTCCCATCCTGGTGGCCTGTGAGAAAGTGGGCATCCGGATTGTCGACACCAGACATGAGGCTACCGCAGTCTTTGCAGCTGATGCAGTTGCAAGGCTTtcaggtgcactttgtaaatatTGACTGTTTACTCTTTACATATCGGCCTATAGGATTTACAAAATTGAAGTCTGAAAAGcattatttaaacaaacaagTTAAAAGGGTCTTTTAACTGGTGTGATTGAACTTGTTTAGTGAGTAAGTTAAAGGTAGTCTATTTAGTTTATTTCTAAAAGGTGTATCTCTTACTTTAATAGGAACTGTTGGTGTGGCAGCAGTGACTGCGGGACCAGGACTCACCAACACTATCACTGCTGTAAAGAATGCACAGATGGCTGAATCCCCATTACTGCTCATAGGGGGAGCTGCTGGCACACTTCTTCAGGTGAAGAACAAGAGTTTTAtagccatttaaaaaaaatgtacctaTAGCTGATCTTGTACTATTTGTGTTACAGGGAAGAGGTGCACTCCAAGACATTGACCAGATATCTCTGTTTAAGCCTCTGTGTAAATTCTGTGGTTCTGTCAGAACAATTCGGGAGATTGTACCAACCGTCAGAAAGGCCCTGGCTATTGCTCAGTCAGGAACTCCAGGCCCTGTCTTCATAGAATTCCCCATTGACACACTGTACCCCTACCATATCGTATCGAAGGAGTTTGGTGTTAAAAACCCACCAAAGGGATTAATGGGCAAATTTCTCTCCTGGTACTTTTCTTTTTCCCTTTATAAAATGACTGTGTACAATTTCCATATAAGCATTGTCCTTATTGTTTCAAAGGTACCTTAATAATCACCTCATGAACATCTTTGCTGGAGCATGGGAGCCGAGAGATGTGTCCCCTCTTCCTGTTAATGTCCCACAAGCTACAGATAAACAAGtatgttttttccatttctttAAAACtttacacctttttttttttttttttttttttttttactgaacattttgtttaattaaaggtCCAAAAATGCATAGAGCTGGTCAGTAGAGCAAAGAAGCCAGTTATTCTGCTTGGAAGCCAAGCGACACTTCCACCAACACCAGCTGATGATGTCAGGTAAATGACATATTCTTATTTCAATTCAGTTTGTGTTTCACAGACTCATAAACGTACATCTATACAGACACTTTTGGGTTCTGTCTGTCTTGCAGAAAGGCACTGGAGGACTTGGGCATACCTTGCTTCCTGGGTGGTATGTCCCGTGGAATGTTGGGTAAAGACAGTCCTATCCATATCAGACAGAACAGACGTGATGCCCTGAAGGAGGCTGACCTGGTGATTTTAGCTGGTATGATGAAAGCTCGGTAACATATTAAGTTGTACAGATTTGCATTATATTCTCACTGCTGTTGTGTTGACAGGCACTGTGTGTGACTTCCGCCTGAGCTACGGCAGAGTTCTGAATAGGCGCAGTAAAATTATTGCTGTCAACAGAGATAAGACCCAGCTGCTAAAAAACTCGGATATGTTTTGGAAAC
This Periophthalmus magnuspinnatus isolate fPerMag1 chromosome 13, fPerMag1.2.pri, whole genome shotgun sequence DNA region includes the following protein-coding sequences:
- the ilvbl gene encoding 2-hydroxyacyl-CoA lyase 2; amino-acid sequence: MDCGALCTVLGCVSGIAAGGLLFAAYRLGLLYQLFHKTETKSPRHGGESVAEVLRAHGIKYVFTLVGGHISPILVACEKVGIRIVDTRHEATAVFAADAVARLSGTVGVAAVTAGPGLTNTITAVKNAQMAESPLLLIGGAAGTLLQGRGALQDIDQISLFKPLCKFCGSVRTIREIVPTVRKALAIAQSGTPGPVFIEFPIDTLYPYHIVSKEFGVKNPPKGLMGKFLSWYLNNHLMNIFAGAWEPRDVSPLPVNVPQATDKQVQKCIELVSRAKKPVILLGSQATLPPTPADDVRKALEDLGIPCFLGGMSRGMLGKDSPIHIRQNRRDALKEADLVILAGTVCDFRLSYGRVLNRRSKIIAVNRDKTQLLKNSDMFWKPTVAIQGDAGSFLVNLSKGLKGHRCPEEWPQSLKSGDATKEKANRTKAEEKTDYHLNPLKVLHRVDELMSEDSIIVADGGDFVGSAAYILRPRGPLRWLDPGAFGTLGVGGGFALGAKLCRPDSEVWIIYGDGSLGYSVAEVDTFTRHKTPVIAVVGNDACWSQISREQVPMLGSNVACGLAFSDYHIVADGYGGKGYLIRREDEEKLSDIIKQAQKDCHEGKATLLNVLIGKTNFREGSISV
- the LOC117380365 gene encoding beta-galactosidase-1-like protein 2, coding for MGRADGLKDASCQFTLDGKPFRILGGSIHYFRVPREYWHDRVLKMKACGINTLTTYVPWNLHEPERGTWNFEGQLDLRAYVNLAAEVGLWVILRPGPYICAEWDLGGLPSWLLCDKNMQLRTSYPGFMEAVNQYFDKLMTVIKPLLYKEGGPVIALQIENEYGSYAKDKDYMKLIKQCFLSRGLDELLMTSDNWEGLRCGGTDGVLRAVNLQRLSFGAIQHLADMQPQKPVMVMEYWSGWFDVWGEHHHVFHYEDMLNVVSEILERGISINFYMFHGGTSFGFMNGAMDLGTYKPQVTSYDYDAPLSEAGDCTEKYHALRNLFSQYHSEPLPDVPVSQQRSEYSPVIVEEHLSLWDILHLTESCRSELPLNMENLPVNNNNGQSYGYTLYETSVTCGGTIHGQNIRDRALVFVNRQFAGTLDPRNHEVVLSDGQGERRLSLLVENCGRVNYGKALDEQRKGIVGDIFLNQIPLRGFTIFSLEMKLDFLNRLLISDRWKHGYSCTFMPGFFRASLYVDGPPRDTFIKLPGWAKGTVFVNSHNLGRHWSIGPQHCLYCPGPWLNKGENQIIVFEEQKTDGRIVFAKDPEYGKTIDVYKLPFCSLL